A portion of the Nitrospira defluvii genome contains these proteins:
- a CDS encoding DUF4340 domain-containing protein, translated as MARYWPTALLAGVLAGLGLYLYFVELPEQRTELVTATQAKQILPFEQAQISALRVRSHSGEVVLSQPPGRPWGITAPIQTDADQRQVQALLRALVTGKVSRLVETHPVSLTPFGLDHPSTVVTVTAGDREETLSIGDAGPLSSTLYVLRASDEAVLLTDLAPKDFLNRTLLSFRRKELLQFNQQDTEQLRLTYPTTEIVLHGIEEKPKKKWRIRYPIEAEADRTEVQALLFRLEDLKALAIIDPGPERDKLTPSLTKPKVKVTVHAAGTDQVVRLFQPDPASGEAYAQTNPDGPIYKISPSVIKELTKDLFALQDKRLLGVDTGDIALLSIKTREEQYTLVHDRDGWMLEDQPMEKLRQDVADLLVSRIVNLPAEERVLKQVGPLAPYGLVAPVAEFVATGKDGRVAGRLALGNQSGGLVYAIGHRIPGVFQVRPDLLTQIPSRLALLANGPETPP; from the coding sequence ATGGCGCGCTATTGGCCGACAGCACTTCTGGCAGGCGTCCTTGCAGGGCTTGGCCTGTACCTCTACTTCGTCGAACTCCCCGAGCAACGCACTGAACTCGTCACGGCCACACAGGCCAAACAAATCCTGCCGTTTGAGCAGGCCCAGATCAGCGCCTTACGGGTCCGCAGCCACTCCGGGGAAGTGGTCCTCAGCCAGCCCCCCGGCCGTCCATGGGGAATCACCGCGCCGATTCAAACTGACGCCGATCAACGTCAGGTTCAGGCCCTCCTCCGTGCACTCGTCACCGGGAAAGTCTCGCGACTCGTTGAAACCCACCCGGTCTCGTTGACGCCCTTTGGTCTGGATCATCCTTCCACAGTCGTGACCGTGACTGCGGGCGATCGCGAGGAAACCCTCTCCATCGGAGACGCCGGCCCTCTCTCGTCCACCCTCTACGTGCTCAGAGCGTCGGATGAGGCCGTACTGCTGACCGATCTGGCACCGAAAGACTTTTTGAACCGGACCCTGCTTTCCTTCAGGCGAAAAGAGTTGTTGCAGTTCAATCAACAGGACACGGAGCAACTCCGTCTCACCTACCCAACGACGGAAATCGTGCTCCACGGGATTGAAGAGAAGCCGAAGAAAAAATGGCGCATCCGCTACCCCATCGAGGCGGAGGCGGATCGTACAGAAGTCCAAGCCCTCCTCTTTCGTTTGGAAGATCTCAAGGCCCTAGCCATCATTGATCCCGGGCCTGAACGGGACAAACTCACACCCTCACTGACCAAGCCCAAGGTGAAAGTCACGGTGCATGCGGCCGGAACCGACCAGGTCGTTCGCCTGTTTCAACCCGATCCAGCCAGCGGCGAGGCCTATGCGCAAACCAATCCGGACGGTCCCATTTATAAAATTAGTCCCTCTGTCATTAAGGAGCTGACGAAAGACCTGTTTGCCCTACAGGACAAGCGGTTACTTGGAGTCGATACGGGCGACATTGCGCTGCTCTCCATTAAAACACGAGAGGAGCAGTACACCTTGGTTCATGACCGCGATGGATGGATGTTGGAGGATCAGCCGATGGAAAAACTGCGGCAAGACGTCGCCGACCTTCTCGTCAGCCGGATCGTGAACCTGCCTGCCGAGGAACGTGTCCTCAAACAAGTCGGTCCACTGGCTCCCTATGGACTCGTCGCGCCGGTCGCCGAATTTGTCGCCACGGGGAAAGACGGTCGTGTGGCCGGCCGCCTGGCCCTCGGTAATCAATCGGGAGGATTGGTCTATGCTATTGGCCACCGAATACCCGGCGTCTTCCAGGTTCGCCCCGACCTACTCACTCAGATCCCCTCCCGGTTGGCCCTGCTCGCCAACGGCCCGGAAACACCGCCCTAA
- a CDS encoding HEAT repeat domain-containing protein yields MEHAGENEQQAQAVSPVGQVADEALTDQVSDELAASLDTSASEQELTEPTQEVVLEEEKVKDEIDIQIDLLKDPDWVVRREAAITLGEMGDERCVEPLAAALRDGDWQVREVAIEGIGQIGSPAVEVLLKLLRDWDVRKSAIMALGKIRDERVLEPLMQQLRNDEFMEDATDALVNLGEPALPGLIKALKDKEELVRKQAVIALGRIKSPEAIDPLIEMLQNKDWFTRLTAAAALEAIGDERGREAIKPLLKDSDMVVKMRVERILAKWKKQPAAV; encoded by the coding sequence ATGGAACATGCTGGTGAAAATGAGCAACAGGCCCAGGCTGTTTCCCCTGTCGGGCAGGTTGCAGATGAGGCGTTGACAGATCAAGTCTCAGACGAACTTGCGGCGTCCTTGGATACATCAGCGAGTGAGCAGGAACTCACTGAGCCTACGCAGGAGGTGGTGCTCGAAGAAGAGAAGGTCAAAGATGAAATCGATATTCAGATCGACCTTCTCAAGGATCCAGACTGGGTTGTGAGGCGGGAAGCTGCAATCACGCTAGGAGAAATGGGCGATGAGCGTTGCGTGGAACCACTTGCTGCTGCCCTTCGTGACGGTGATTGGCAGGTGCGGGAAGTGGCAATCGAAGGGATCGGGCAGATCGGATCTCCCGCCGTTGAAGTGCTGCTCAAGCTTCTCCGTGATTGGGATGTGCGAAAGTCCGCCATTATGGCTCTGGGTAAAATCCGCGATGAGCGAGTCCTGGAACCACTGATGCAGCAACTGCGGAACGATGAGTTCATGGAGGATGCGACGGATGCCTTAGTCAACCTCGGTGAGCCGGCCTTGCCCGGGTTGATCAAAGCCTTGAAGGATAAGGAGGAATTAGTACGGAAGCAGGCGGTGATCGCACTGGGCCGGATCAAGTCGCCTGAAGCCATCGATCCTCTGATCGAGATGTTGCAGAATAAAGACTGGTTCACACGTCTTACTGCGGCCGCGGCGCTCGAAGCCATCGGTGATGAGCGTGGTCGTGAAGCGATTAAGCCCTTGTTGAAGGACAGTGATATGGTCGTAAAGATGCGGGTTGAACGCATCCTTGCGAAGTGGAAGAAGCAACCGGCAGCGGTGTGA
- a CDS encoding septal ring lytic transglycosylase RlpA family protein encodes MDRNFRTVFSRKTGYAAIPLLAFSLLSACSSLPRGELSLDLGIKDRGVASWYGKDFHGKLAANGEIFDMTAYTAAHRKLPLGSLVRVMNLTNGKSVQVRINDRGPYIPGRILDLSHAAAVELDMVEVGTSVVQIEVIGDHRAVAPIPPSRIPSVAGLLLNVDTRVVKHSIRHDSALGAPAVPPRMMPQEALYVRRERRIGTMLAANHSAHNTVPGLILS; translated from the coding sequence ATGGATAGGAATTTCCGGACCGTTTTTTCTCGCAAGACCGGATATGCTGCAATCCCCCTCCTAGCCTTCTCTCTCCTCAGCGCCTGCTCCTCTCTGCCGAGAGGCGAACTCTCCCTGGATCTTGGGATTAAAGATCGAGGGGTTGCCTCGTGGTATGGAAAGGATTTTCACGGAAAGCTTGCAGCCAACGGTGAAATCTTCGATATGACTGCCTACACTGCTGCCCACCGGAAGCTTCCACTTGGGAGCTTGGTGCGTGTCATGAATTTGACGAACGGGAAGTCGGTTCAGGTCAGAATCAACGATCGAGGCCCCTATATCCCGGGTAGAATATTAGATCTCTCACACGCTGCGGCTGTGGAGTTGGACATGGTCGAAGTCGGCACCTCAGTTGTGCAAATAGAAGTCATTGGTGACCATCGTGCGGTGGCACCGATCCCCCCCTCGAGAATTCCTTCTGTCGCGGGCCTGTTGTTGAATGTCGATACGCGAGTGGTCAAGCACTCCATTCGTCATGACTCTGCTCTTGGAGCGCCAGCCGTCCCTCCCAGGATGATGCCGCAAGAGGCTCTGTATGTTCGACGTGAGAGAAGGATTGGAACCATGTTGGCGGCCAATCATTCTGCGCATAATACAGTGCCTGGCTTGATCCTTTCTTAA
- a CDS encoding HEAT repeat domain-containing protein encodes MHQPLRALRASGSMIVGKSLFAKTGLLSIRGIPVGFLLIAFSGALPVAAAAPPPKSTPTAIEREAMALYQASEFNRVIDLLQQVPAGQEPGREVIRYGLLSQLKLGKPEEAWKLYPKLVTANHPDETALLRDIARGFILSRVRDPQEHIRIAAYTALAEMGEGETLPLLEDGLLDSSALVRARAAEAIGRAGLAERSAALKRALRDEAPGVRIAAINALSDAKVAGITDQLTEIARVDEGPESIFAFAGLYKLGRTDVLIDIFSAVTLPDPEVRMAALGVLGRLRRPTSLSILSQAVYDPHPAVRAFAAGSLGEFGSVEGIAPLTHALGDENPRVRAIALSSLGRLGVADTRSVIQPLLRDADEHVRISAVEALLRLGDASAVLNAADLARHPDPSVRGDVAHALAVATAPNALPILELLLRDQQPLPRLMAARALGKSPLKSLVPALKIGLQDSDAAVRITSAGSLIHVLSRKEKARSR; translated from the coding sequence ATGCACCAGCCACTGCGCGCACTCCGAGCAAGTGGTAGCATGATCGTCGGGAAGTCGCTCTTCGCAAAAACTGGATTGCTGTCCATTCGTGGAATTCCAGTTGGTTTCCTGCTGATCGCCTTCAGCGGCGCACTCCCGGTGGCGGCGGCTGCACCACCTCCGAAATCCACACCCACCGCGATAGAGCGGGAGGCCATGGCGCTGTACCAAGCCTCAGAATTCAACCGCGTCATTGATCTACTTCAGCAGGTCCCCGCCGGCCAGGAGCCTGGTCGCGAGGTCATCAGGTATGGGCTCCTGAGTCAGCTCAAACTGGGGAAACCCGAGGAAGCATGGAAGCTCTATCCTAAACTCGTCACGGCAAATCACCCGGACGAAACGGCTTTACTGCGAGACATCGCGCGAGGGTTCATTCTTTCCCGCGTCCGAGATCCGCAGGAGCATATTCGGATTGCCGCTTACACGGCGTTGGCGGAAATGGGAGAGGGCGAGACGTTGCCGCTCCTCGAGGATGGTCTTCTGGATTCGTCGGCGCTTGTCCGTGCGAGGGCAGCGGAAGCCATCGGTCGAGCTGGACTAGCGGAACGCTCGGCTGCACTCAAGCGAGCACTTCGCGATGAAGCTCCCGGCGTGCGCATCGCCGCGATCAACGCGCTCAGTGACGCCAAGGTCGCTGGCATTACCGATCAATTGACGGAAATCGCCCGTGTCGACGAAGGCCCCGAATCCATTTTCGCGTTCGCCGGCCTGTACAAACTCGGGCGAACCGACGTACTAATCGACATCTTCAGTGCCGTGACGTTGCCGGACCCAGAGGTACGAATGGCGGCATTGGGAGTACTTGGGCGCTTGCGTCGGCCAACCAGTCTGTCGATTCTCAGTCAGGCCGTGTACGATCCTCACCCAGCCGTCCGAGCATTTGCGGCGGGATCCCTTGGGGAATTCGGTAGCGTTGAAGGCATTGCACCACTGACCCATGCCCTAGGTGATGAAAACCCGCGAGTTCGCGCAATCGCCCTTTCCAGCCTCGGCCGCTTGGGCGTCGCTGACACCAGAAGCGTTATTCAGCCGCTCCTGCGAGATGCTGATGAACATGTCCGGATCAGTGCGGTGGAAGCCCTGCTTCGATTAGGTGATGCCAGTGCCGTGTTGAATGCGGCAGATCTCGCACGGCATCCCGACCCTTCCGTGCGTGGCGATGTCGCGCACGCCCTCGCAGTCGCAACGGCTCCTAATGCTCTCCCAATCCTTGAGTTGCTCCTCCGGGATCAACAACCACTCCCTCGCCTCATGGCCGCCAGAGCCCTTGGCAAATCCCCACTCAAATCGCTGGTTCCCGCCCTAAAGATTGGCCTCCAGGATTCGGATGCAGCCGTCCGAATTACTTCCGCCGGCAGTCTGATCCATGTCTTGTCACGCAAAGAAAAAGCGAGGAGCCGTTAG
- a CDS encoding ABC transporter ATP-binding protein, whose product MIEVRNITKRYGHLTAIDRVTFRVDKGEVLAFLGPNGAGKTTTMRILTSFIPATEGTAHVAGFDCAEQPEEVKKRIGYLPETPPVYQELTVAEYLTFVGKVRGFSGTELRTAMERVMERLALGSVQHRLIANLSRGYRQRVGLAQALIHDPPVLILDEPTVGLDPKQIIEIRELIKSLAGSHSVILSTHILPEATAVCQRVVIINGGRIVAEDTPDQLSARLRRSEKISVTLKAPAADMMERFRDVAGVEHVLTTSDPRTVLIECALGKDIREDVARFAVGQNWGLLEMKPVSMTLEDVFLRLTQREDELPNSNETTMGERH is encoded by the coding sequence ATGATCGAAGTTCGCAACATCACGAAACGCTACGGTCACCTCACGGCAATCGACCGCGTGACCTTTCGTGTCGACAAAGGGGAAGTGTTGGCCTTCCTAGGCCCGAACGGCGCGGGCAAAACGACCACGATGCGCATTCTCACGTCGTTCATCCCGGCGACAGAAGGCACCGCACACGTGGCGGGCTTCGACTGTGCAGAGCAACCGGAGGAGGTGAAGAAGCGAATCGGGTATCTGCCCGAGACACCGCCGGTATATCAGGAGTTGACGGTCGCAGAATATCTGACCTTTGTCGGCAAAGTGCGCGGATTCAGCGGGACGGAGTTAAGAACCGCCATGGAGCGCGTGATGGAGCGGCTAGCCCTGGGCTCCGTTCAGCACCGGCTGATCGCTAACCTGTCACGCGGCTATCGGCAGCGGGTCGGATTGGCACAAGCGCTGATTCACGATCCACCCGTTCTGATTCTGGACGAGCCCACAGTCGGTCTCGACCCAAAGCAGATCATTGAGATTCGTGAATTGATCAAGAGCCTAGCCGGCTCACATTCGGTTATCCTGAGCACACATATCCTTCCGGAAGCCACGGCCGTCTGTCAGCGCGTCGTGATCATCAATGGTGGCCGAATCGTCGCGGAGGATACCCCGGACCAGCTGTCTGCCAGACTTCGGCGATCAGAGAAGATCAGCGTCACGCTCAAGGCCCCGGCAGCCGATATGATGGAACGCTTCCGCGACGTCGCTGGAGTGGAACACGTACTGACAACCTCCGACCCACGAACGGTCCTGATCGAGTGCGCGCTGGGCAAAGACATCCGGGAAGACGTGGCGCGCTTCGCAGTCGGGCAAAACTGGGGGTTACTGGAGATGAAACCCGTCTCGATGACGCTTGAAGATGTCTTCCTGAGACTGACTCAGCGGGAAGACGAATTGCCGAACTCGAACGAAACCACCATGGGCGAGCGACACTAA
- a CDS encoding GldG family protein — translation MEMTRHPLPIGAIGTGLAIAGVIAYSLVPDKLWLVTLLEGSALACLIWTFATHFDQVKRFSSQRSTRMGANSALMVALFVAILAIVNFLAARHSIRWDFSENQNYTLAPESYRVLRNLPREISVTVFTREKDPGYQAYKERLDSYRQASPKLTVQFIDPERQPKVAQNYGVTRTDVAIFESGPQSVRITSPAEVEITGALVRVSKDTKKRIVFLEGHGERSLEDKDRGGMALTREVLEKQGYDIGTITLLQEPAVPSNTDVLIVAGPRRAITKEEKERIQAYVAKGGHLLVLLDPDTQSSMDDLLKVWGMELGPGVLVDLQDRLAQGDLTALLVRTFTDHEITHELTAAVLFPLARHLIFHEEQGKDWDYVPLARTSPRSWAETDMKGRVVSYDEKEDVQGPLALAAALTPKQAPEEGKPRSAIVVVGNSAFASNGFINFVGNSDFFQRTVGWLSEERDLISLTPKDPAVRPFTPNPLQERILLYVQVIFLPAMTVLCGLLVWRKRRRL, via the coding sequence ATGGAAATGACGCGTCATCCCCTCCCCATTGGTGCCATCGGAACCGGTCTGGCCATCGCCGGGGTCATCGCCTACTCCCTCGTTCCAGATAAGCTCTGGCTGGTCACGCTCCTGGAAGGATCGGCCCTCGCTTGTTTGATCTGGACGTTTGCGACTCATTTTGATCAGGTCAAACGCTTCTCCTCCCAACGATCCACACGAATGGGCGCCAACAGCGCGCTGATGGTCGCACTCTTCGTGGCCATCTTGGCCATCGTAAACTTCTTGGCCGCCCGGCATTCAATCCGCTGGGATTTTTCAGAGAATCAGAACTACACGCTCGCGCCAGAAAGCTACCGCGTCCTGCGCAATCTCCCACGAGAAATCAGTGTCACCGTGTTTACGAGGGAGAAGGACCCTGGATACCAGGCCTATAAGGAGCGTTTGGACAGCTATCGGCAAGCCAGCCCCAAGCTGACCGTGCAGTTCATCGATCCGGAACGCCAACCCAAAGTCGCGCAAAATTACGGCGTCACCCGCACCGACGTGGCGATCTTCGAAAGCGGTCCACAATCAGTTCGTATTACGTCACCGGCAGAAGTCGAGATCACCGGAGCTCTTGTGCGGGTGTCCAAAGACACCAAAAAGCGGATCGTCTTTTTGGAAGGCCACGGTGAACGCAGCCTGGAAGACAAAGACCGCGGCGGGATGGCCCTCACCAGGGAAGTGCTGGAAAAGCAAGGGTATGACATCGGCACCATCACCTTGCTGCAAGAACCGGCTGTGCCGAGCAACACGGATGTCCTGATCGTCGCAGGGCCCCGACGCGCCATTACCAAAGAAGAGAAAGAACGCATTCAAGCCTACGTCGCGAAAGGCGGGCATCTTCTAGTGTTGCTTGATCCGGACACGCAGTCGAGCATGGATGACCTCCTGAAGGTTTGGGGCATGGAGCTAGGGCCGGGTGTCCTTGTCGACCTACAGGACCGACTCGCACAGGGCGACCTCACGGCCTTGCTGGTACGCACGTTTACCGACCACGAGATTACCCATGAGCTTACGGCCGCAGTCTTGTTTCCGCTGGCCCGGCACCTGATCTTTCACGAGGAACAGGGAAAGGACTGGGACTACGTCCCGTTGGCGAGAACATCCCCCCGTAGCTGGGCAGAAACCGATATGAAGGGTCGGGTGGTCAGCTATGACGAAAAGGAAGATGTGCAAGGGCCGTTGGCGCTGGCGGCCGCCCTAACTCCCAAACAGGCCCCAGAGGAAGGCAAACCGCGTTCTGCCATCGTGGTCGTCGGCAATTCCGCCTTTGCCAGCAATGGATTCATTAACTTCGTTGGAAACAGCGACTTCTTTCAGCGGACAGTCGGGTGGCTCTCGGAAGAACGTGACCTGATTTCGCTCACGCCGAAGGACCCGGCAGTTCGCCCGTTCACCCCAAACCCACTCCAGGAGCGGATTCTACTTTATGTCCAGGTCATTTTCCTACCGGCCATGACCGTGCTCTGCGGCCTCCTGGTCTGGCGGAAACGGCGTCGATTGTAG
- the glgP gene encoding alpha-glucan family phosphorylase yields the protein MQAPDHIHPPQDSVPQNLHRLGELARNLWWSWNQPARQLFESIDPTLWFLTHHNPVQLLTGVKPERFTALANDPTFVRQYSAVLRSFDQYMSDKSTWAATEFPTLQNSPIAYFSAEFGLHISIPIYSGGLGILAGDHCKEASDLGIPLVGIGFMYPQGYFKQRINPEGWQEATYVPFNRHDSPIHQALTPTGVPCSIKVEIGHRQVTVLVWQVRTGRMSLYLIDTDVADNTPEDRALSARLYGGDQEIRLCQEFLLGIGGVRILRALGINPAVWHCNEGHSAFLTLERIREFVTSGQSHAEASDLVRQSTVFTTHTPVPAGHDIFPFHLMDRYFHNYWGQLGLSREEFLRLGETPESAGHGFNMTALAMRLSAHVNGVSREHGRVSRQMWQHLWPGLAQDLVPIRSLTNGIHAPTWISPEANSLYAKYLSPDWAERVDDPTIWQRVADLPDDALWAVRQTTRRKLMRFIRERARDGWIRGHLQPMQALARGTLLDPEALTIGFARRFATYKRATLLFRDLERLKQLLHNRWRPVQIIFAGKAHPADEPGRYFIHEVLNFCNDHKLGGHIAFLEDYDMHMAKYLVQGVDVWLNTPRAPLEASGTSGQKAALNGVINLSVLDGWWQEGYNGANGWGIQPLPEGTDTQAQDAHDAEQLFRLLEQEVVPLFYQRDLDGIPRGWLHIVKESIKTVAPRFCTKRMVKEYMRQLYAPATARTPSKW from the coding sequence GTGCAAGCACCCGATCACATTCATCCCCCTCAAGATTCGGTTCCTCAAAACCTCCATCGGCTGGGCGAACTGGCGCGGAATCTGTGGTGGAGCTGGAATCAGCCGGCACGACAACTGTTCGAGTCGATCGACCCGACCCTGTGGTTTCTCACGCACCACAATCCGGTCCAGCTACTGACCGGGGTAAAGCCGGAACGCTTTACCGCATTGGCCAACGACCCCACCTTCGTACGGCAATATTCCGCCGTGCTTCGCAGCTTCGATCAGTATATGAGTGATAAGAGCACCTGGGCTGCCACGGAGTTCCCGACGCTCCAGAACTCTCCGATCGCCTACTTTTCTGCAGAATTTGGTCTTCATATCTCCATCCCGATCTATAGTGGAGGCCTTGGCATCCTGGCCGGAGACCACTGCAAGGAAGCCAGCGATCTGGGCATTCCACTGGTTGGCATCGGCTTCATGTATCCGCAGGGGTACTTTAAGCAACGCATCAACCCGGAGGGATGGCAGGAGGCCACCTATGTCCCGTTCAATCGACACGATTCACCGATTCACCAGGCCCTGACGCCGACAGGTGTCCCCTGTTCGATCAAGGTGGAAATCGGGCACCGTCAGGTGACGGTGCTGGTGTGGCAGGTTCGCACCGGTCGCATGTCCCTGTATTTGATCGACACGGATGTCGCCGACAACACACCGGAGGATCGCGCCCTCTCTGCACGGTTGTACGGTGGGGATCAGGAGATCCGGCTCTGCCAGGAATTTCTCCTAGGCATCGGCGGTGTGCGAATCCTCCGAGCGTTAGGCATCAATCCCGCCGTGTGGCATTGCAATGAAGGCCATTCCGCCTTCCTCACGCTGGAGCGCATCCGCGAGTTCGTCACCTCCGGTCAGAGCCACGCTGAAGCCAGCGACCTCGTCAGGCAGAGCACGGTCTTTACCACCCATACACCAGTCCCTGCTGGTCATGACATCTTTCCTTTTCACCTGATGGATCGGTATTTCCACAACTACTGGGGCCAACTCGGCCTGTCGCGCGAAGAGTTCCTCCGTCTTGGTGAAACACCGGAAAGTGCTGGACACGGTTTCAATATGACGGCTCTCGCCATGCGCCTCTCCGCTCACGTCAACGGAGTGAGCCGCGAGCACGGGCGCGTCTCCCGGCAAATGTGGCAACACCTCTGGCCAGGCCTGGCGCAAGACTTGGTCCCCATCCGAAGTCTCACCAACGGCATTCACGCACCCACATGGATCTCACCAGAAGCCAATTCCCTCTATGCCAAGTACCTCAGCCCAGACTGGGCGGAGCGGGTTGACGATCCAACCATCTGGCAACGGGTCGCAGATCTGCCGGACGATGCGCTCTGGGCCGTTCGACAAACAACCAGGCGTAAACTCATGCGGTTTATTCGAGAACGGGCCAGGGACGGCTGGATTCGCGGCCATCTCCAACCGATGCAGGCGCTTGCGAGAGGGACATTGTTGGATCCGGAAGCTCTGACCATCGGATTTGCCAGACGATTCGCCACCTACAAGCGCGCAACGCTCTTATTCCGCGACCTGGAGCGTCTCAAACAATTGCTCCACAACCGGTGGCGGCCCGTTCAAATCATCTTTGCCGGCAAAGCCCATCCCGCCGATGAACCAGGACGGTATTTTATTCATGAAGTCCTGAACTTTTGTAACGATCACAAACTGGGCGGCCATATCGCCTTCCTGGAAGACTATGACATGCACATGGCCAAATACTTAGTCCAAGGAGTCGATGTGTGGCTGAATACTCCCCGCGCGCCGCTTGAGGCGAGCGGGACCAGCGGACAGAAGGCGGCCCTGAATGGAGTCATTAACCTCAGCGTGCTGGATGGCTGGTGGCAGGAAGGATATAACGGCGCGAACGGCTGGGGCATCCAACCATTGCCTGAAGGAACCGACACTCAGGCACAGGATGCGCACGATGCCGAACAGCTCTTTCGCCTGCTGGAACAAGAAGTCGTCCCACTGTTCTATCAACGCGATCTTGATGGCATTCCGCGCGGCTGGCTGCACATTGTCAAAGAAAGCATCAAGACCGTTGCTCCCCGTTTTTGCACCAAGCGCATGGTCAAGGAATATATGAGGCAGCTGTATGCACCAGCCACTGCGCGCACTCCGAGCAAGTGGTAG
- a CDS encoding tyrosine-type recombinase/integrase — protein sequence MGLVKRNNIWWMSFTFQGQQVRRSTETSDKKLAEAILSKVKVQIVEGKYFDKPKEEARTFRELMDRYLREHASRRSGYRRYVNMVTNLTAHFGNPKLEHVTPKTIVAYKNKRYADGVTPATINRELALMKKAFNLACREWEWTKDNPVCRVSMERENNTRDRWLTCEEERRLLAASAPWLQEVIVFAIHTGMRCGEILNLTWAGVDLNRRTATVFKSKNGERRTIPLSHTLVQALQNKASRRMDSELVFTSAARTPLDAPNLRRSFRLALKHGQVSDFRFHDLRHTCATRMVQAGVDLYKVQRILGHKSPMMTQRYAHHYPESLRDGVAIFDEGRAFSTNLAQAGIRPEQVSLTC from the coding sequence ATGGGGCTCGTTAAACGAAACAATATTTGGTGGATGTCGTTTACGTTTCAAGGGCAGCAAGTGCGCCGATCGACCGAAACCTCGGACAAGAAGTTGGCCGAAGCCATCCTCAGCAAAGTCAAGGTGCAGATCGTGGAAGGAAAGTACTTTGACAAGCCCAAAGAGGAAGCCAGGACATTCCGAGAGTTGATGGATCGGTATTTGCGGGAGCATGCCAGTCGACGGTCGGGCTACCGTCGCTATGTGAACATGGTCACGAATCTGACCGCGCATTTTGGCAATCCCAAGTTGGAACACGTGACACCCAAAACGATCGTCGCCTATAAGAACAAACGGTACGCGGATGGGGTCACACCGGCCACGATCAATCGCGAATTGGCGCTCATGAAGAAGGCCTTCAATCTGGCCTGTCGCGAATGGGAATGGACCAAGGACAATCCGGTGTGCCGGGTATCCATGGAACGGGAGAACAACACGCGGGATCGATGGCTGACATGTGAGGAGGAACGACGTCTCCTTGCGGCTTCAGCACCGTGGTTACAGGAAGTGATCGTGTTCGCGATCCATACCGGGATGCGATGTGGGGAAATTCTGAATCTCACATGGGCCGGGGTGGACCTTAATCGACGAACCGCTACGGTGTTTAAATCGAAGAACGGGGAGCGGCGAACGATTCCGCTCAGTCACACGCTCGTGCAGGCGCTTCAGAACAAGGCCAGCCGCCGCATGGATTCGGAGTTAGTGTTTACGAGCGCGGCACGCACACCCTTGGATGCTCCCAACCTACGACGGAGTTTCCGGTTAGCGCTCAAGCATGGCCAGGTGTCGGATTTCCGGTTCCATGATCTGCGCCATACCTGTGCGACTCGCATGGTGCAGGCCGGTGTGGACTTGTACAAGGTCCAACGGATTCTGGGGCATAAGTCGCCGATGATGACTCAGCGGTATGCGCATCATTATCCGGAAAGTTTGCGGGATGGAGTGGCGATTTTCGATGAGGGAAGGGCGTTTAGCACAAATTTAGCACAAGCGGGGATTCGGCCAGAGCAGGTTTCGCTAACCTGTTGA
- a CDS encoding ABC transporter permease: protein MPPVQAIIRKELRSYFVSPIVYVVGGVFLLTFGFLAYLYIVFTGAQAIQLTQMQGGPAQINLNDLVFRNLFASMRFVLLLILPILTMRLLAEERKLRTFEFLMTAPIRVSEIIVGKFISVYLVFVGMLLLTTLVPLTLALFSDFDWYPVFTGYLGLILLGGFFLAVGLFASSITENQIVAAFTSFGLLLMSWLLAGLGSLLGDTPAGQVISYLSFMEHYDHLVRGLVDTKDLVYYVSGTVLMLFLAHRIVDSSRWK, encoded by the coding sequence ATGCCACCTGTCCAAGCCATCATCAGGAAAGAGTTACGTTCGTATTTTGTTTCGCCGATCGTCTATGTCGTGGGCGGAGTGTTCCTCCTGACCTTCGGCTTTCTCGCGTACCTCTACATCGTGTTTACCGGAGCCCAGGCCATCCAGCTGACGCAAATGCAGGGCGGCCCGGCGCAGATTAATCTCAACGATCTCGTGTTTCGCAACCTTTTCGCCAGCATGCGGTTCGTCCTGCTGTTGATTCTTCCAATCCTCACCATGCGACTACTGGCGGAAGAGCGCAAGCTTCGAACCTTCGAATTCCTGATGACCGCCCCCATACGAGTCAGCGAAATCATCGTGGGAAAGTTTATCAGCGTCTATCTGGTCTTCGTCGGGATGCTGTTGCTCACCACGTTGGTTCCGCTCACACTGGCCCTGTTCAGCGATTTCGACTGGTATCCGGTGTTCACCGGCTATCTCGGCTTAATACTGCTCGGTGGCTTCTTTCTGGCCGTCGGCCTCTTTGCCTCCTCCATCACCGAGAATCAGATTGTGGCGGCCTTTACCAGCTTCGGCCTTCTGCTCATGTCTTGGTTGCTTGCCGGACTCGGCTCCCTGCTGGGGGACACCCCGGCCGGACAGGTGATCTCCTACCTCTCCTTCATGGAACACTACGACCACCTGGTGCGCGGCCTGGTTGATACGAAAGACCTGGTGTACTACGTCAGTGGAACCGTGCTGATGCTGTTCCTCGCTCACCGCATTGTGGATTCATCGCGATGGAAATGA